A DNA window from Microcystis aeruginosa NIES-843 contains the following coding sequences:
- a CDS encoding TIGR04255 family protein: MKLPEFDRVIYEYNPLFEVVCQLTFPPILKISHQEPVEFQDEIRFQYPLFERTQPQIPPEIAKVVQQFNLPLPNNSAYIFKSEDQKWKLAVDKDLIALTTSAYERYEYFREKLEFAVTIFERIYKPSFYTRVGLRYRDLIVRSELQLESKKWSELITRRIASELYDSDFSASIQSINKSLVLKVDNGQVNFNHGLVYVENTKANDEEEAYLLDADFYTERKIARDENVWNILDSFNKSARKLFRCSISETLHDALRPTNVDPS; the protein is encoded by the coding sequence ATGAAACTACCAGAGTTTGATCGTGTCATTTACGAGTACAATCCATTATTCGAGGTGGTTTGTCAATTGACCTTTCCACCTATATTAAAAATATCTCATCAAGAACCTGTTGAATTTCAAGATGAGATCAGATTTCAATATCCACTTTTTGAACGTACTCAACCACAGATACCTCCTGAAATTGCCAAGGTCGTTCAACAATTTAATTTGCCGCTACCTAACAATAGTGCCTATATTTTTAAATCAGAAGATCAAAAATGGAAGTTAGCTGTTGATAAAGATTTGATTGCGCTCACGACATCTGCATACGAAAGATACGAATATTTCAGGGAAAAATTGGAGTTCGCAGTTACAATTTTTGAAAGAATATATAAACCATCTTTTTACACAAGAGTTGGATTGAGATATCGAGATTTAATTGTACGTTCCGAACTACAATTAGAGAGTAAAAAGTGGTCAGAGCTAATCACAAGAAGAATTGCTTCAGAACTTTACGATTCTGATTTTTCTGCATCTATTCAATCGATAAACAAGAGTTTGGTTTTGAAAGTAGATAATGGACAGGTGAATTTTAATCATGGATTAGTATATGTTGAAAATACTAAAGCAAATGATGAAGAGGAAGCCTATCTATTAGATGCAGATTTTTACACAGAAAGAAAAATAGCGAGGGATGAAAATGTCTGGAACATACTCGATAGCTTCAACAAATCCGCCAGAAAGCTCTTCCGGTGCAGTATTAGCGAAACTCTCCACGACGCATTACGACCGACCAATGTCGATCCGTCCTAA
- a CDS encoding type II toxin-antitoxin system VapC family toxin — translation MNKSKLFLDTVFIQAILNPHDQYHQIAMQFLPYVKNATAVWVTEAIFMEVGNALSHYNRPKVSAFIKQCYQTDNLFVVTITSTLFQKGLKLYESRADKSWGLVDCFSFIVMEENQITDALTSDVHFIQAGFQALLR, via the coding sequence ATGAATAAGTCCAAACTTTTTTTAGATACGGTCTTTATCCAAGCAATTCTCAATCCTCATGATCAATATCATCAAATTGCTATGCAGTTCCTCCCCTATGTAAAAAATGCAACAGCAGTTTGGGTTACTGAAGCCATTTTTATGGAGGTTGGTAATGCTCTTAGTCATTACAATCGTCCTAAGGTTTCTGCCTTTATCAAGCAATGCTATCAAACCGATAATTTATTCGTTGTTACTATCACTTCTACTCTTTTTCAAAAAGGCTTAAAGCTCTACGAATCAAGAGCTGATAAAAGCTGGGGATTAGTAGATTGTTTTTCTTTTATTGTTATGGAAGAAAATCAAATTACCGACGCTTTAACTTCAGATGTTCATTTTATTCAAGCAGGTTTTCAAGCTTTACTACGATAA
- a CDS encoding putative toxin-antitoxin system toxin component, PIN family, producing MTYVVVFDTNILISAWLSKNSPTFSCLSLAKTGSVSSVTCQEILDELSEKLQQKFQISERGLREYIAEIRQFSSLVPITRQLRAVPNDPDDDMIIECAIVGKATHIITGDKHLLSLVEYQNIQIVKAKDFLDFLDQNNNHQL from the coding sequence GTGACCTATGTAGTTGTTTTTGATACAAATATATTAATCTCTGCTTGGCTGTCTAAAAACAGCCCTACATTTTCCTGTTTATCGTTAGCGAAGACGGGATCGGTATCTTCAGTAACTTGCCAAGAGATTTTAGACGAATTATCCGAAAAACTCCAGCAGAAATTTCAAATATCTGAACGGGGACTTAGAGAATATATCGCGGAAATTCGTCAATTTTCTAGCCTTGTTCCGATAACAAGACAACTGAGAGCGGTTCCCAACGATCCCGATGACGATATGATCATAGAATGTGCGATTGTTGGCAAGGCTACCCATATTATCACGGGGGACAAACATCTTCTTTCACTGGTTGAATATCAAAATATTCAGATCGTGAAAGCAAAAGATTTTCTGGACTTTTTAGATCAAAATAATAACCATCAATTATGA
- a CDS encoding DUF4926 domain-containing protein — MLLKDIREARLSAGDVGTLVEKHQIEGLERGYSVEFSDRLRKTIALPKTLNTVPI, encoded by the coding sequence ATTTTATTAAAAGATATTCGCGAAGCAAGATTATCCGCAGGAGACGTGGGAACCTTGGTAGAAAAACATCAAATCGAGGGATTAGAAAGGGGTTATAGTGTCGAGTTTTCCGATAGGTTGAGAAAAACGATCGCCCTACCAAAGACGTTGAATACCGTACCGATCTAA
- a CDS encoding type II toxin-antitoxin system VapC family toxin, translated as MINQNNEILISPASYWEIAIKISIGKLILHQSYKDFIDVCLNQYQFNILAITPEHTDALITLPFYHKDPFDRLLVAQAIVENIPIISVDTIDLLHKSENKR; from the coding sequence ATTATTAACCAAAATAACGAAATATTAATCAGCCCAGCATCCTATTGGGAAATCGCCATCAAAATCAGTATCGGTAAACTCATTTTACATCAATCTTACAAAGATTTTATCGACGTATGCCTTAATCAATATCAATTTAATATCCTTGCCATCACACCAGAACATACGGATGCGCTGATCACCCTTCCTTTTTATCATAAAGACCCCTTTGATCGCCTTCTGGTAGCTCAAGCCATTGTTGAAAATATTCCGATTATTAGTGTAGATACTATAGACCTCTTGCATAAATCCGAAAACAAACGATAG
- a CDS encoding type II toxin-antitoxin system Phd/YefM family antitoxin: MIVSLQEAQAKLPELIYNLKPGEELLITDNNLPLAKLIGQTPTSPQRPGPGLCKGMITIVADDEEHLQDFAEYLH, translated from the coding sequence ATGATTGTCTCTCTCCAAGAAGCTCAAGCCAAACTGCCCGAACTGATATACAATCTCAAACCGGGGGAAGAATTGTTGATTACCGATAATAATCTCCCACTAGCCAAATTAATCGGGCAAACCCCCACATCTCCCCAACGTCCGGGGCCTGGCCTATGTAAAGGAATGATTACCATCGTGGCCGATGATGAAGAACACTTACAAGACTTCGCGGAGTATCTGCATTGA
- a CDS encoding PIN domain-containing protein produces the protein MSLEYSFILDTNVLVSALLSKNGKARQALDKAQNIGKLLMSESTLLELITVFNRPKFDITQEHILP, from the coding sequence ATGAGCCTTGAATATTCTTTTATTCTCGATACCAACGTTTTAGTAAGCGCGCTTCTGTCGAAAAACGGCAAAGCTCGTCAGGCATTAGACAAAGCCCAAAATATCGGCAAGCTTTTAATGTCCGAATCTACTTTGTTAGAATTGATCACTGTTTTCAATCGTCCCAAATTCGATATTACACAGGAGCATATTTTACCATGA
- a CDS encoding ribbon-helix-helix domain-containing protein: MNITLNPELEQLINSQLSTGKYNSVEDLLKDALLNLADKQNRQALSKKVKELFDKTQSLPGVQDITEEEIAEEIEAYRREGLKEKWAKWFQEVEEMEFPASEISEKD; encoded by the coding sequence ATGAATATTACCTTAAATCCCGAATTAGAACAGTTAATTAACTCTCAATTATCGACAGGGAAATATAATAGCGTTGAAGATTTATTGAAAGACGCTTTGTTAAATTTAGCGGACAAACAAAACCGTCAGGCTTTAAGCAAAAAAGTTAAAGAACTCTTCGATAAAACTCAATCCTTACCCGGCGTTCAGGATATTACCGAAGAAGAGATCGCCGAAGAAATTGAAGCGTACCGAAGAGAGGGCTTAAAAGAAAAATGGGCTAAATGGTTTCAAGAAGTTGAAGAAATGGAATTTCCTGCCTCTGAAATTAGTGAAAAGGACTAG
- a CDS encoding type II toxin-antitoxin system VapC family toxin, with translation MILCDTAPLFCSVDKSQPRHQAVKIFIENESSYLITTWACFTESMYLCLQRGGWSMQAQLGKLLLKKMVRLASIEEKDYPRLLSLMEKYKDRPMDLADATLVVTAENLKIKRILTFDSDFFSVSII, from the coding sequence ATGATCCTGTGCGATACTGCCCCTTTATTCTGTTCGGTAGATAAATCTCAGCCACGACATCAAGCAGTTAAAATTTTTATCGAGAATGAGTCCTCTTATCTAATAACAACTTGGGCTTGTTTTACCGAATCCATGTATCTCTGCTTGCAACGTGGGGGATGGTCGATGCAAGCTCAACTCGGTAAATTGCTATTGAAGAAAATGGTACGGTTAGCCTCGATCGAAGAAAAAGATTATCCTCGATTACTGTCACTGATGGAAAAATATAAAGATCGCCCAATGGATTTAGCTGATGCGACTTTAGTCGTAACGGCTGAGAATTTAAAAATCAAACGAATTTTAACCTTCGATTCCGATTTTTTCTCGGTCAGCATCATTTAA
- a CDS encoding alpha/beta fold hydrolase gives MPTIDISGVSHSYELFSPRADKPVLVFIHGWLLSRHYWQPLVDILSSDYPCLVYDLRGFGDSQKITSNSPPSSYNLESYSQDVITLLNRLNLDAAWLVGHSLGGSVALWAADSCPERIKGVICMNAGGGIYLKEEFERFREAGRQILERRPPWLPRVPFIDVLFSRMMVKQTLGKKWGKQRVIDFVRADYQAALGSLLETTTISEVHLLPQIVSRLPQPVYFLAGKEDTIMEVKYVNHLASFHPLFETGSNVIELSDCGHFAMLEQTAAVAQKMMAILHQHRS, from the coding sequence ATGCCTACCATCGACATATCGGGAGTATCCCACAGTTACGAGTTATTTTCGCCCCGAGCAGATAAACCGGTTTTAGTCTTTATACACGGTTGGCTGCTGAGTCGTCACTACTGGCAGCCTTTGGTAGATATTCTCTCCTCGGATTATCCCTGTCTAGTCTATGATCTCCGGGGCTTTGGCGACTCCCAAAAAATCACCTCTAACAGTCCTCCTAGCAGTTATAACCTTGAATCCTACTCCCAAGACGTTATTACCCTTCTTAACCGCTTAAACCTCGATGCTGCTTGGTTAGTTGGTCATTCCCTCGGTGGTAGTGTTGCTTTGTGGGCCGCAGATAGCTGCCCTGAACGGATTAAAGGGGTAATCTGTATGAATGCCGGCGGTGGCATCTATCTAAAGGAGGAATTTGAGCGATTTCGGGAAGCCGGAAGACAGATTTTAGAGAGAAGACCGCCTTGGTTGCCCCGTGTTCCCTTTATTGATGTTTTATTCTCGCGGATGATGGTCAAGCAAACCCTAGGTAAAAAATGGGGCAAACAGCGCGTGATTGATTTTGTCCGGGCCGATTACCAAGCGGCCCTAGGGTCACTTTTGGAAACCACCACTATCAGCGAAGTTCATCTTTTACCCCAGATTGTCTCCCGTCTCCCGCAACCGGTCTATTTTCTGGCGGGGAAAGAGGATACGATTATGGAAGTTAAGTACGTTAACCATCTGGCCAGTTTTCATCCTTTGTTTGAAACTGGCAGCAACGTCATTGAGTTATCCGATTGTGGTCATTTTGCTATGCTGGAACAAACAGCAGCGGTGGCCCAAAAGATGATGGCTATTTTACATCAGCATCGCAGTTAG
- a CDS encoding LmeA family phospholipid-binding protein, with amino-acid sequence MEWLTITLAGVLTLLTPAGAIIDTVLAHTLRSQVQKVEQLAVRVDNTPNYQALQGKIDRVRISARGIYPLADVRIEKIELETEPISLDLRRLQQKNSSLAAALRRPAAGALHLVLTETNVNQALQSAAVKEQIQTLINNLIPSREESSSTKYQLSQANFNFLNNNRVALSLQLETQRPDEPAATLNLSLEVGFKLVQGRKIELIDPTATLNGRRISSRLLKGFAEGISTQLDLKNFEKQGIIARLLQLQIDDDKLSIAAFGSIEPRSGNPN; translated from the coding sequence ATGGAATGGCTAACAATCACTCTCGCTGGTGTTTTGACCCTGTTAACTCCCGCAGGGGCAATTATCGATACGGTTTTAGCCCATACCCTTCGCTCCCAAGTCCAAAAAGTGGAACAATTAGCCGTCAGGGTCGATAATACTCCCAATTATCAGGCTCTGCAAGGCAAAATCGATCGAGTTCGCATTTCTGCACGGGGAATTTATCCCCTTGCTGATGTTCGCATTGAGAAGATCGAGCTAGAAACTGAGCCAATTAGCCTCGATTTGCGGCGATTACAGCAAAAAAACAGCAGTTTAGCCGCCGCCTTGCGCCGACCGGCTGCGGGGGCATTGCATCTTGTCCTCACGGAAACTAATGTTAATCAAGCTTTACAATCGGCAGCGGTCAAAGAACAAATTCAGACCCTGATTAATAATCTGATTCCCTCTAGGGAAGAATCGAGCAGCACAAAATATCAACTTAGTCAAGCAAATTTTAACTTTCTTAATAATAATCGAGTCGCCCTCAGCCTGCAGCTAGAGACACAACGGCCAGACGAACCAGCAGCCACCCTCAATCTGAGCTTAGAAGTGGGATTTAAGCTAGTGCAGGGGCGAAAAATCGAGCTTATTGACCCCACAGCCACTCTTAATGGTCGTCGCATCTCCTCGCGCCTTCTCAAGGGGTTTGCCGAGGGTATATCCACCCAGTTAGATTTAAAAAACTTCGAGAAACAAGGAATTATCGCCCGCCTTCTCCAATTGCAGATCGACGATGATAAGCTGAGTATAGCCGCCTTTGGCAGCATTGAACCTCGATCGGGGAACCCCAATTAA
- a CDS encoding GerMN domain-containing protein, with product MPSSRSSDKISLPWIIGIGLALFTAGGATAWFAVHHLSFSQKTSENPIESPTPAPISQSPIVEPVSPGPVETSPTATPAAIPVRETRQVYWLKVTDTGNQLVSQEITVQKADSGEGELTAVLQTLLAGPSNPQDMTTIPAGTKLLDLKVDKTGIKINLSREFGNDDGPDMLIGRLAQIIYTTTTEDSNAKVWIQVEGKPLELLGEGHGIEVAQPMTRKFFEENYQL from the coding sequence ATGCCTAGTTCTCGCTCTAGTGATAAAATCTCTTTGCCTTGGATAATTGGTATCGGCCTCGCTTTATTTACTGCTGGTGGGGCCACTGCTTGGTTTGCCGTCCATCACCTATCTTTCTCCCAGAAAACCAGCGAAAACCCGATTGAATCTCCCACTCCAGCGCCGATAAGTCAATCACCAATTGTTGAACCGGTTTCTCCCGGTCCAGTGGAGACAAGTCCAACAGCAACTCCTGCAGCTATTCCTGTTAGGGAAACTCGACAGGTTTATTGGTTAAAAGTGACTGATACGGGTAATCAATTAGTCAGCCAAGAAATTACCGTTCAAAAAGCGGATAGCGGCGAGGGAGAGTTAACAGCAGTATTGCAAACTCTATTAGCTGGTCCAAGTAATCCTCAGGATATGACTACTATTCCCGCCGGGACTAAATTACTTGATTTAAAAGTAGATAAAACGGGAATTAAGATTAATCTCTCGCGCGAGTTTGGCAATGATGATGGCCCTGATATGTTGATCGGTCGTTTGGCACAAATCATCTATACTACTACTACCGAGGATTCCAATGCCAAAGTCTGGATTCAAGTGGAAGGAAAACCCCTAGAATTACTAGGAGAAGGCCACGGTATTGAAGTGGCCCAACCGATGACTCGTAAGTTTTTTGAGGAGAATTATCAATTGTAA
- a CDS encoding mechanosensitive ion channel family protein, giving the protein MNLLTRLEDWPYIILPITIILSFLLLGWLVEQRVVSQLLSIAREKNLRFSEGVLRSLRGLSILWFGLLGLNIALSLPNLPLFPSLILLSKKFLLVTFLASATWVVAQLSVEILRVYTTGDDGISSLTSLFEFLAKVLIFSCGFLLILSSIGISITPMLTALGIGGVSLGLALQNTLANLMSGINIITSKKVRPGDYIELRTGEAGYVRDVDLRCTVIEEITNNLLVIPNAQIISSSFRNYSLPDHSLLVPVEVGISYDSDLEKVEKVTLEVMQEIAQLLQPQLGDYQPFIRYHKFDYYSIVLTVYLKVVEEEFFQHLTIKHEFIKLLHRRYQQEGIKIPYPIFFPYPPTNPPS; this is encoded by the coding sequence ATGAACCTATTAACCAGACTGGAAGATTGGCCCTATATTATCTTACCTATCACCATCATCCTCAGTTTCCTGCTGTTGGGATGGCTCGTAGAACAGCGCGTTGTCAGTCAACTTTTATCGATTGCCAGAGAAAAAAACCTGCGTTTCTCGGAAGGGGTTTTACGTTCCCTTCGTGGATTAAGCATACTTTGGTTCGGACTTTTGGGTTTAAATATTGCCCTCTCCCTTCCCAATCTTCCCCTCTTTCCCTCCCTCATTCTCCTGAGCAAAAAATTTCTGCTAGTGACTTTTTTAGCTTCAGCTACTTGGGTTGTTGCTCAATTATCCGTGGAAATATTACGAGTTTATACCACGGGAGATGATGGCATTTCTTCCCTAACTTCCCTATTTGAATTTCTCGCCAAAGTTCTGATTTTTAGCTGCGGTTTTTTGCTTATTTTAAGCTCGATTGGTATTTCGATCACTCCCATGCTTACTGCCTTGGGTATTGGGGGTGTTTCCCTCGGTTTAGCTCTCCAAAATACCCTAGCTAATTTAATGTCAGGGATTAATATTATCACTTCCAAAAAAGTTAGACCGGGAGATTATATTGAACTGAGAACGGGAGAAGCTGGTTATGTGCGAGATGTGGATTTAAGATGCACAGTCATCGAAGAAATTACCAATAATCTTTTGGTAATTCCCAATGCTCAGATCATTTCTTCTAGTTTCCGTAACTATAGTTTACCAGATCACTCCCTACTGGTTCCCGTGGAAGTGGGCATTAGTTACGATAGTGACTTAGAAAAAGTCGAAAAAGTTACCCTAGAAGTTATGCAAGAAATCGCCCAGTTATTGCAACCTCAACTCGGTGACTATCAACCCTTTATTCGTTATCATAAATTCGATTACTATAGCATTGTGCTGACGGTTTATCTCAAGGTGGTAGAAGAAGAATTTTTTCAACACCTCACCATTAAACACGAATTTATTAAACTCCTACACCGACGCTATCAGCAAGAAGGAATTAAAATTCCCTATCCGATTTTTTTTCCCTATCCCCCCACTAATCCCCCTAGTTAA
- a CDS encoding c-type cytochrome: MSYIILHLPISSRSGGILGQKVAKCKEKLTFPSAAFVNSQLFKPKFGLYRFLMVIIVVLFLISTYLITFHLAKMSDPYIKEVLSLQGNVSRGYEIFQINCAACHGQFADGIVGPSLEDVSHRKSRISLIEQVISGKTPPMPKFQPDTQAMADLLVYLENISKN, encoded by the coding sequence TTGTCTTATATTATTCTCCATTTGCCTATCTCTAGCAGGAGCGGTGGAATTTTGGGGCAAAAAGTTGCAAAATGTAAAGAGAAACTCACCTTTCCTTCGGCGGCCTTCGTGAATAGTCAGTTATTTAAACCAAAATTCGGGCTTTATCGATTCTTAATGGTTATAATCGTGGTTTTGTTCCTGATTAGCACCTATTTAATCACCTTTCATCTGGCTAAGATGTCGGATCCCTACATTAAAGAGGTGTTATCCCTACAAGGTAATGTCAGTCGCGGTTACGAAATCTTTCAGATTAACTGTGCTGCTTGTCACGGTCAGTTTGCTGATGGCATCGTCGGACCGAGTTTAGAGGACGTTTCCCATCGCAAATCGAGAATTAGTCTGATTGAACAGGTAATTAGCGGTAAAACCCCACCAATGCCGAAATTTCAGCCCGATACTCAAGCTATGGCCGATTTATTGGTTTATTTAGAAAATATTTCAAAAAACTGA
- a CDS encoding IS5-like element ISMae4 family transposase, whose protein sequence is MFISKIMDYQNLSDEQFKRRFGVYKQTYRKMVESVKSVEADSNSPSKRGPKPKLSIEEQVLVTLEYWREYRTYFHIGTSWELSESTICRIVNKTEKMLLQSGNFRLKGKKALLNQAEIPVITVMDVTETPIERPQKKQKDFFSGKRGYHTLKSQLVADQNTKEIICVFCGKGRGHDFSLFKKSRVRFHPLTTSIEDSGYQGIAAYHSNSYTPKKKSKNRKLTELEKEYNKALAKERIIIEHINRKLKIFKILSCKYRNRRRRYSLRVNLLAAIYNCELGIGIAAS, encoded by the coding sequence ATGTTTATTAGCAAAATTATGGATTATCAAAACTTATCAGATGAACAATTCAAACGCCGTTTCGGTGTGTATAAACAAACCTATAGAAAGATGGTAGAATCAGTAAAAAGTGTTGAAGCCGACTCTAATTCACCATCTAAAAGGGGACCGAAACCTAAACTATCTATAGAAGAACAAGTTTTAGTAACGTTAGAATATTGGCGAGAATATAGAACATATTTTCACATTGGTACAAGCTGGGAACTATCAGAATCAACTATATGTCGGATTGTAAATAAGACGGAAAAAATGCTTTTACAATCGGGAAACTTCCGTTTAAAAGGAAAAAAAGCTTTACTCAATCAAGCAGAGATACCGGTCATAACGGTAATGGATGTAACGGAAACTCCCATTGAACGCCCCCAAAAGAAACAGAAAGATTTTTTTTCGGGTAAAAGAGGTTATCATACTTTAAAATCCCAATTAGTAGCTGATCAAAATACAAAGGAAATTATCTGTGTCTTTTGTGGGAAAGGTAGAGGTCATGATTTTAGTTTATTTAAAAAAAGTCGAGTTCGTTTTCATCCTTTAACTACCAGCATAGAAGACAGTGGTTATCAGGGAATAGCTGCATACCATAGTAATAGTTATACACCGAAAAAGAAATCGAAAAATAGAAAATTAACAGAGTTAGAAAAAGAGTATAACAAGGCTTTAGCCAAAGAAAGGATTATCATTGAACATATAAATAGGAAACTCAAAATCTTTAAAATCTTATCCTGTAAATATCGGAATCGTCGTCGAAGATATAGTTTAAGAGTTAACTTGTTGGCGGCTATTTATAACTGTGAGTTAGGGATAGGTATAGCAGCTTCTTAA
- a CDS encoding NAD-dependent malic enzyme encodes MVHLTPNPSYSLSLKIEIPNQAGTFASVLNAIADVGGNLGQISLIERNLKISTREVMVDAASTDQAEQIIAAVKALPDVKLLKVSDRTFDLHRRGKISIESRIPLTSQDDLAMAYTPGVGRICTAIAHDPEQVYSLTIKGNTVAVVTDGSAVLGLGNLGPEAALPVMEGKAMLFKEFAGIDAFPICLATQDPEEIIATVKRIAPVFGGINLEDIGAPRCFEIEKRLRAELNIPVFHDDQHGTAIVSLAALINALKFVKKSLDTVKIVINGAGAAGIAIATLFKTAGATNIILCDSLGILSQKRDDLTPEKQAWAVAASGKLGDALKGADVFLGVSVPGVLTPEMVKGMAKDAIVFAMANPIPEIQPELINDLVAVVATGRSDYPNQINNVLAFPGLFRGALDCRARAITDNMYLEAAKAIASLITPANLNRENIIPSVFDSRVVTAVAAAVQHAARQDGVAGE; translated from the coding sequence ATGGTTCATTTAACGCCCAATCCTAGCTATAGTTTAAGTCTCAAGATAGAAATCCCCAATCAAGCGGGAACCTTCGCTTCTGTCCTCAATGCGATCGCCGATGTCGGGGGTAATTTAGGGCAAATTTCTCTGATCGAACGCAATTTAAAGATTAGCACCAGAGAAGTGATGGTTGATGCCGCTAGTACCGACCAAGCGGAACAGATTATCGCCGCGGTTAAAGCTCTACCGGATGTTAAACTCCTGAAAGTTTCCGATCGCACCTTCGATCTCCATCGTCGGGGTAAAATCTCCATTGAGAGTCGTATTCCCCTCACCTCCCAAGATGACCTGGCCATGGCCTACACCCCCGGAGTTGGTCGCATCTGCACCGCTATCGCCCACGACCCCGAACAAGTGTACTCATTGACCATCAAGGGCAACACCGTCGCTGTAGTTACCGATGGTAGCGCGGTATTAGGATTAGGAAATCTCGGGCCAGAGGCTGCCCTACCAGTAATGGAAGGGAAGGCAATGTTATTCAAGGAATTCGCCGGAATTGATGCTTTTCCCATCTGTTTAGCCACCCAAGACCCCGAAGAAATCATCGCAACCGTCAAAAGAATCGCTCCGGTTTTTGGGGGTATTAACCTAGAGGATATCGGCGCTCCACGCTGTTTTGAAATCGAGAAACGTCTGCGAGCGGAATTAAATATTCCCGTTTTCCACGATGATCAACACGGTACAGCGATCGTTTCCCTGGCTGCCCTGATTAATGCCCTCAAATTTGTCAAAAAATCGCTTGATACAGTCAAAATCGTCATTAATGGTGCGGGTGCAGCGGGAATCGCCATCGCTACTCTCTTTAAAACCGCAGGAGCTACAAATATAATCCTCTGTGATTCCCTTGGTATCCTCTCCCAAAAACGGGACGATTTAACCCCAGAAAAACAAGCTTGGGCCGTAGCCGCCAGTGGTAAGCTAGGTGATGCTCTTAAAGGCGCTGATGTCTTCCTGGGGGTGAGTGTACCGGGGGTATTGACTCCCGAAATGGTCAAGGGAATGGCTAAAGATGCGATCGTGTTTGCCATGGCTAATCCGATTCCCGAAATTCAACCGGAATTAATCAATGATTTGGTGGCAGTGGTGGCTACCGGACGCAGCGATTATCCCAATCAGATCAATAATGTTCTCGCTTTCCCCGGATTATTTCGCGGGGCCTTGGACTGTCGCGCTAGGGCAATCACCGATAATATGTATCTGGAAGCGGCCAAAGCGATCGCTTCTTTGATCACTCCTGCTAATCTCAATCGAGAGAATATTATTCCCTCGGTTTTTGATAGTCGTGTAGTTACGGCTGTGGCCGCCGCCGTTCAACACGCTGCTCGTCAAGATGGAGTGGCCGGGGAATAA
- a CDS encoding M15 family metallopeptidase, which produces MKPIDDIPEALRDSQYRKTTNPNGLIAIASGLLALVGTGIIALAVLNRPPATVKKPVINPSPLIKATPSPIENILGHLPYEEAPETELAPITGDGAMRLRKPAAKAFIQMQSDARRSGVILMPISAFRSKATQDKLFFEVKEQRNQETRKRAEVSAPPGYSEHHTGYAIDIGDGRAPATNLSSSFANTAAFRWLQNNAAQYSFELSFPENNLQGINYEPWHWRFVGDSHSLETFYKAQQLGKQK; this is translated from the coding sequence GTGAAACCGATCGATGATATTCCCGAAGCTTTGCGGGACAGCCAGTACAGAAAAACTACTAATCCTAATGGTCTAATAGCGATCGCAAGCGGTTTACTCGCTCTGGTGGGAACCGGCATAATTGCCCTAGCAGTCTTGAATCGTCCCCCTGCTACCGTAAAAAAACCGGTTATTAACCCCTCCCCCCTGATTAAAGCCACTCCTAGCCCCATTGAGAACATTCTAGGTCATTTACCCTATGAAGAGGCTCCAGAGACGGAATTAGCCCCCATTACTGGGGATGGTGCTATGCGTTTAAGGAAACCGGCAGCCAAAGCTTTTATCCAGATGCAGAGTGACGCGAGGAGGTCGGGGGTGATTTTAATGCCGATTTCCGCATTTCGATCGAAAGCAACCCAAGACAAGCTCTTTTTTGAAGTTAAAGAACAACGCAATCAGGAAACCCGCAAACGAGCAGAAGTGAGCGCACCTCCGGGTTACAGCGAACATCATACCGGTTATGCGATCGATATTGGCGATGGTCGCGCTCCCGCAACAAATTTAAGTAGCAGTTTTGCTAATACTGCCGCTTTTCGTTGGTTGCAAAATAACGCTGCCCAGTATAGTTTCGAGTTATCTTTCCCTGAAAATAATCTCCAGGGTATTAATTATGAACCCTGGCACTGGCGTTTTGTCGGGGATAGTCACAGTTTAGAAACTTTTTATAAAGCCCAACAATTAGGAAAACAAAAATAA